In Aquimarina sp. TRL1, a single window of DNA contains:
- a CDS encoding AMP-binding protein, giving the protein MKSIIEILQYRAEDSPDTIAYNYIDLTGNITSITYGTLLTKTILYASYLKSKKIHKGDRCLLLFPQGISFIISFLACNWIGAIPIPLNIPGRNKPLFKWEKIASDANPVSIITTPSQKDFITTTLTPSSILSSLPVLAIKEDFLTKKNDSPSPDTIAFLQYTSGSTGAPKGVMVSQHALINNLKETKKLFSFSKESKMVSWLPFYHDMGLILGILQGLYSQCPVYLMSPADFMSHPLLWVEIITKYKGTHTAAPNFAYELIADKLSDKSRKNYSFASLERAVCGAEPIHLSTMVRFQEIAASYGLKDHVISPGYGLAEATLVVSSHTVSQPVKWLEVDKKLLLENTVSKINQGILNDTKESTLKKEDFSSYLVSNGHCIDNHTITIRDPETGILSPPQQIGEICFSGPSLPTGYWNNPKVTSTTFIREITTIPYIKTGDLGFLDSDNTLYVTGRIKDLIIIRGANYYPQDIERTAFSCNENLRTDGAAAFSILKEGQEKVILFQELTRSGIRTPDYKLWEQHIKQEIIRTHGIILESIFFIPPMHIPRTTSGKIQRSKAKSMYLNNEWKKIIHSYTRQPPLYTATDITSQAQLEQCITTLVAEQLGVSEQSLKYNTPFIELGITSMMSLLIKDTLENILDIPIPSTTLFNYNTIPLLSQHLYQLKEQTVTNHIPITTPEENYDHYSEQELLSLLEKELND; this is encoded by the coding sequence ATGAAATCCATCATTGAAATCTTACAGTACAGAGCAGAAGACAGCCCTGATACGATCGCTTATAATTATATAGATCTAACTGGTAATATTACCAGCATAACATATGGAACACTTTTAACCAAAACGATATTATATGCTTCTTATTTAAAAAGCAAAAAAATCCACAAAGGAGATAGATGCCTCTTATTATTTCCGCAAGGCATCTCATTTATTATCTCTTTTTTAGCTTGTAACTGGATTGGTGCAATTCCCATTCCACTGAATATTCCTGGAAGAAACAAACCTCTCTTCAAATGGGAAAAAATCGCCTCTGATGCAAACCCTGTATCGATCATAACAACTCCTTCTCAAAAAGATTTTATTACCACAACTTTAACCCCTTCATCGATACTTTCATCGCTTCCGGTACTAGCTATTAAAGAAGATTTCCTTACCAAAAAAAACGATTCTCCTTCCCCTGATACTATTGCTTTTCTTCAGTACACATCTGGTTCTACAGGAGCCCCGAAAGGAGTAATGGTTTCTCAGCACGCTTTGATCAACAATCTCAAAGAGACAAAAAAATTGTTCTCTTTCTCAAAAGAAAGTAAAATGGTTAGTTGGCTTCCTTTCTACCACGATATGGGGTTGATCCTTGGAATTTTACAAGGTTTATACAGCCAGTGCCCCGTTTACTTAATGAGTCCAGCTGATTTTATGAGCCACCCGCTTCTATGGGTAGAAATTATTACTAAATACAAAGGAACTCATACTGCTGCCCCTAATTTTGCCTATGAATTAATCGCCGATAAACTAAGTGATAAAAGTCGAAAAAACTATTCTTTCGCCTCGTTGGAACGAGCTGTTTGCGGAGCCGAACCTATCCATCTATCTACCATGGTTCGGTTTCAGGAAATCGCTGCATCATATGGATTAAAAGATCACGTTATTTCGCCCGGATATGGTCTGGCAGAGGCAACATTAGTAGTTTCATCTCACACGGTTTCTCAACCAGTAAAATGGTTGGAGGTTGATAAAAAACTCCTTCTGGAAAATACGGTTTCCAAAATCAATCAGGGTATACTAAACGACACAAAAGAAAGTACGTTAAAAAAAGAAGATTTCTCCTCTTATCTCGTTAGCAATGGGCATTGTATTGACAATCACACCATTACAATAAGAGATCCGGAAACTGGTATCTTGTCTCCTCCACAGCAAATCGGAGAAATTTGTTTTTCTGGACCTTCATTACCCACGGGATACTGGAATAACCCTAAGGTGACCTCAACTACTTTTATTCGAGAGATAACCACAATCCCATATATCAAAACAGGAGATCTGGGCTTTTTAGATTCCGATAATACCCTCTATGTCACAGGAAGAATCAAAGACCTTATTATCATCAGAGGAGCAAACTATTATCCTCAGGACATAGAACGAACAGCTTTTTCATGTAATGAAAACCTAAGAACCGATGGTGCCGCTGCTTTCTCCATTCTCAAGGAAGGACAGGAAAAAGTGATTTTGTTCCAGGAACTCACAAGATCTGGTATTCGAACTCCTGATTACAAACTCTGGGAACAACATATAAAACAAGAAATTATACGTACGCATGGTATTATCCTGGAAAGTATTTTCTTCATTCCTCCCATGCATATCCCCAGAACAACCAGTGGAAAGATACAACGAAGTAAAGCCAAGTCAATGTACCTTAATAATGAATGGAAAAAGATTATACATTCCTATACCCGCCAACCTCCTCTATACACAGCTACAGATATCACCTCTCAGGCACAATTAGAACAATGTATTACAACACTTGTTGCCGAACAATTAGGAGTTTCGGAACAATCTTTAAAGTATAACACTCCCTTTATAGAATTAGGTATTACTTCAATGATGTCCCTTCTGATAAAAGACACTCTGGAAAACATACTCGATATTCCTATCCCCAGTACGACCTTATTCAATTACAATACGATTCCGTTGTTAAGTCAACACCTATATCAACTAAAAGAACAAACTGTAACAAATCATATTCCTATCACGACACCGGAAGAAAACTATGATCATTATTCTGAACAAGAACTACTCTCACTACTAGAAAAAGAATTAAACGACTAA
- a CDS encoding non-ribosomal peptide synthetase/type I polyketide synthase gives MNTLSDKNTILKKALSEIKRLKKEKEEVSFFEQEAIAVIGIGCRFPGGVTSPESFWDALLKQKDLTATIPENRWEQYDKEILNKNPYLQKGGFLTDDIYNFDHRLFRMSPKEVEKTDPHQRLFLKVCWEALENSGYAPSSLRGTKTGIYAGASVYDHIQQIQGTQDLHNPDPNDVMGTGFSFISGRTSYYFGFQGPAITIDTACSSSLVAIDQACKGLYAKDCNMAIAGGVNLMISPDTTRLMGSLNVLSPDCQSRAFDASANGTVRGEGCGIVILKRLSDAKRDGDHIHALIKGSGVNQDGISSGLTAPYGPAQEQLLQEVWKRSNINPQHIDFIETHGTGTALGDPIEITALDHIIPNQRTTPVYLGALKTMTGHLEAAAGIAGLIKTILAIEHGKIPGNLHFKTPTPHIDWSRQKFEIPTTTLSWETTHKRTAAVSSFGLSGTNAHAVIEQYTPVAKVSVLSTKEQTIPEGKQWPFKFSAPSQKGILLQLETFLSFLDQTSDDQIQHLSYSQNKGRADLQERIVLWAENIEELKTTIADAIKGISNPSIIRGKAPKKTVFLFSGGGSQYPEMFHEFYAENPIFRKYMDQCNAFYKKHTQQELLPIIFSSGNTVHQMRYTQVALFVVEYSLARMWMEYGITPDICIGHSTGEYAAACLSGIFSLEDAIKLITTRGELMYALPKNGTMAAVFANEKVVSEKLTKYPNVNIAAVNTPDQTVISGKEKEIHEFCAFLTKEGIDSKILALSHAAHSPLMRPMIADFEKLATTITYRPPLKTMYSTVVDTTTDPHIFATAQYWSNHILSPVRFCKTIQRLKDTDNYTFVEIGPAPALIGMVEEIIETAVETIASNYKDEKTTHQIEKALFQLYVHGATINWSSFYDFSSFQNIRIPNYTFTETHFSLPSSFQNIIAKNQWDSILSTADTSSLNEEAKAQLPVIVEYLKTAQEKASTSDEISPETTLPIVNSTLTFKEVSDVITYIKTILSKELKIDIEELNEQENLLLFGINSIVVARLVTRWKKEFDIALKPSFFLKNNTISQWASLLFKKLNTSRSISGKRTVPSFIAYPEKKFAPFPLNEIQYAYWAGRNPELDWGGVSCSAYFEIDMETLDIPQFISALESLINRHEMLRCRIDADGKQQILPTIETPLRIYPQEQQNQSENHLEKIRSEMSELSIPLGAPMFDIRISSLKSEGYRIHFLIDFLIADALSLFVFWKDLSLLYTGEELPPLQISYKDYLEYHEQRKQTTEYLDAEQYWLQRTKGFPFAPQLPIKDVTKTHANGTFIRRQQWIDQHSWQKFTENAAAQNLTPSAALLTLYSEVLSAWGGGSHFAIMLTVFDRENIHPHINQIIGDFTELALIEIQRKQQAIGLNGVGIQEQMHSDLEHSTYSAINFVKALNETSEQKDRMYPFVFTSALGVDELNTPVENNDFLSHLSWSVSSTPQVWIDHQVYQEKEGITLSWDTLDAVFPENMVNAMFEKYTELVMQAIADNNFWNKEILDGRTSSQQQAHTLVNKTNRPTRNMLLHEGIMQQIKESPLKTAIIHDAKEYSYQKLSKRSNQVADLLQKNGIKKGDKIAIQMRKSFDQIAIVLGILQTGGVYVPFTYDQPVNRSYNILKKANIQFIFTDNYLAFPSKKITQFIPKDIDLRRGVWRPVEISPETLAYIIFTSGSTGTPKGVCIQHQAAMNTILDVNHKLRITADDRVLGLSSLSFDLSVYDIFGLLHTGGTLILPTEEERIDPKSWKHLSETYLPTLWNSVPALMDIYTDYILQNPTVKKDLYISRIIHSGDWIPLALIPKIKSALPNAQLTSMGGATEASIWSNYFHVTTLNPEWKSIPYGYPLANQAFYILDEFNRPCPEWVEGKLHIAGKGLATEYFNEKELTAAAFFYEKNLQHRLYDTGDYGRYRQGNIIEFLGRKDTQLKINGYRVEIGEIQAAFEKCDASLTPLILPIGNQMGHKKLIAFVKKAPSSFDETSLKKKLRQHLPGYFIPEKIIALAEYPITANGKIDRKQLKIKYTSQQETTTSLTPSSDVISAQHPVLELTKQVLHLSSITPTDSFGSLGVSSVDMIRLANELETHFSERPSVGDMIRYETIAQLIDFYADKHIITPDENQKEGITSYEFSLFSKEQIQHLKSMPIIEEHEDFVSFKNTTNTLRPDLDTGKNIPLLLDSKLPFIPLSKDMEASKETISFEDFVHFIKLHLEKETTVLSEIGFEAKDEAYPIQIYLSILPNSIEHIEAGNYYLRMTDPSLRKISSLSEETITEIKKQHPHASFLLHFIADLKAIYPLHKEKSLQFCFMESGSISQVLSAGGTSLQIGSTPLNSYNLQSLSDAFGLTIDHYYLNSLIGSGINSNEATLPSISSIDATALESAKKLLTNCYDQGITLYLKEQQLKYKAPQGTITKELLLELKRYKTTLIALLSDTAEKKQLSRIIKKHEPFRLTPVQLAYMLGRSSDFELGNINTHYYIELECNKLEPKKLEISWNQVIKRHEMLRTKIYSDASQQLMKQTPYFEIPVSVIAQEEELTSIREQWSHHKYELGSWPMFHLQISQINDQRSRLHFSLDCLLLDASSTEMIIQELFATYNGVQIQKPAFSFKDYLLQEEEWLLQHSNIKEATEFWNTQLKKLPPAPELPLKTPYHLIKQPSFKRWKIVLNTTESRIFSQKIKEYRFTPSAVVCTIFMKVLSEWSTNKDFTINLTIFNRLPIHKEVPKIIGDFTNITLISYEKKTNISFLEEVAAVQDQLWKAVEYRTQNGVDLLRRLSKNTPGKAIMPIVFTSLLFGDTTENQTYYPNELKEVYAISQTPQVAMDHQVYERNGHIHINWDIVEHVFDPDWIEEMVTAYHQMLQQLIQTTQWENFEYQTLSLMDK, from the coding sequence ATGAACACCCTCTCAGATAAGAATACGATTTTAAAAAAAGCCCTTTCAGAAATCAAACGCCTAAAAAAGGAAAAAGAAGAAGTTTCCTTCTTTGAACAGGAAGCAATTGCAGTTATAGGGATAGGGTGTCGATTCCCTGGAGGAGTTACTTCTCCTGAATCTTTTTGGGATGCCTTATTAAAACAAAAAGATCTAACAGCAACAATTCCTGAAAACAGATGGGAACAATACGATAAAGAAATTCTCAATAAGAATCCTTATTTACAAAAAGGTGGTTTTTTGACGGATGACATTTATAATTTTGATCATCGATTATTCAGGATGTCTCCAAAAGAAGTAGAAAAGACAGACCCACACCAACGACTATTCCTAAAAGTATGCTGGGAGGCATTAGAGAATTCAGGATATGCTCCCTCTTCGCTCCGAGGTACAAAAACCGGAATCTATGCCGGAGCGTCTGTCTATGATCATATTCAACAGATACAAGGAACGCAAGACCTCCATAACCCGGATCCCAATGACGTAATGGGAACCGGTTTTTCCTTTATTTCGGGAAGAACTTCTTATTATTTTGGTTTCCAGGGACCTGCCATTACTATTGATACTGCTTGTTCCTCTTCACTAGTAGCTATTGACCAGGCATGTAAAGGACTCTATGCAAAAGACTGTAATATGGCAATTGCGGGAGGTGTAAATTTGATGATCTCCCCAGATACAACGCGCTTAATGGGCTCTCTAAATGTTCTTTCTCCTGATTGCCAAAGCAGAGCATTCGACGCTTCTGCAAATGGTACTGTCCGAGGAGAAGGGTGTGGTATTGTCATATTAAAAAGGCTTTCTGATGCCAAAAGAGATGGAGATCATATCCATGCCTTAATAAAGGGAAGTGGTGTAAACCAAGACGGTATTAGTTCTGGTTTAACAGCTCCCTATGGTCCTGCACAGGAACAGCTCTTACAAGAGGTCTGGAAACGAAGCAATATCAATCCACAACATATCGATTTTATTGAAACTCATGGAACAGGAACAGCACTGGGGGATCCTATAGAGATTACAGCATTGGACCATATTATTCCTAATCAAAGAACAACTCCAGTATACCTTGGAGCTTTAAAAACCATGACGGGGCATTTAGAAGCAGCAGCAGGTATTGCCGGGCTAATAAAGACTATACTCGCCATAGAGCATGGGAAAATTCCAGGGAATTTACATTTTAAGACTCCTACTCCGCACATTGACTGGTCTCGTCAAAAATTCGAAATTCCAACAACTACACTTTCATGGGAAACCACACACAAAAGAACAGCAGCTGTTAGTTCTTTTGGTTTAAGCGGGACAAATGCTCATGCGGTTATAGAACAATATACTCCTGTTGCCAAGGTTTCTGTTTTATCGACAAAAGAACAAACAATCCCCGAAGGAAAACAATGGCCATTTAAATTTAGTGCTCCTTCTCAAAAAGGCATCCTTTTACAGTTAGAAACATTTCTTTCATTTTTGGATCAAACCTCAGATGATCAGATTCAACATCTAAGCTATAGTCAAAATAAAGGAAGGGCGGATCTTCAGGAAAGAATTGTCCTATGGGCTGAAAACATTGAGGAGCTAAAAACAACTATTGCAGATGCAATAAAAGGCATATCCAATCCTTCAATTATTAGAGGAAAAGCTCCTAAAAAAACTGTATTCCTGTTTAGTGGAGGAGGATCGCAATACCCTGAAATGTTTCATGAGTTTTATGCTGAAAATCCCATTTTCAGAAAATACATGGATCAGTGTAATGCTTTCTATAAAAAGCATACACAACAAGAGCTGCTTCCTATTATTTTTTCTTCAGGAAATACAGTTCATCAGATGCGTTATACACAGGTTGCTTTATTTGTAGTCGAGTATTCCCTTGCTCGTATGTGGATGGAATACGGAATCACTCCTGATATTTGTATAGGGCATAGTACCGGAGAATATGCTGCTGCATGTCTCTCGGGAATATTTAGTCTGGAAGATGCTATTAAGCTAATTACTACCCGAGGAGAATTAATGTATGCGCTTCCTAAAAATGGAACTATGGCGGCTGTATTTGCAAATGAAAAAGTAGTTTCAGAAAAACTGACTAAGTATCCCAATGTAAATATCGCAGCAGTAAACACCCCCGATCAAACCGTTATCTCCGGAAAAGAAAAAGAGATACATGAATTCTGTGCATTTTTAACAAAAGAAGGCATTGATTCTAAAATCTTAGCACTTTCTCATGCAGCACATTCTCCATTAATGAGACCTATGATCGCTGATTTTGAAAAATTAGCTACAACGATTACTTACCGCCCCCCATTAAAAACAATGTATTCCACAGTAGTCGATACAACTACTGATCCTCATATTTTTGCGACCGCTCAGTATTGGAGCAATCATATATTATCTCCTGTCAGATTTTGTAAAACAATTCAACGTCTTAAAGATACAGATAACTATACCTTTGTAGAAATCGGTCCTGCTCCTGCCCTTATAGGAATGGTTGAAGAAATTATAGAAACAGCAGTAGAGACCATTGCCAGCAACTACAAAGATGAAAAGACAACACATCAAATAGAGAAAGCTCTTTTCCAACTATATGTTCATGGAGCAACCATCAACTGGTCATCTTTTTATGACTTCTCTTCCTTCCAGAACATTCGAATTCCTAATTACACCTTTACGGAAACACATTTTAGCCTTCCTTCCTCCTTCCAAAATATTATTGCAAAAAATCAATGGGATTCTATACTCTCTACAGCCGATACCTCTTCTCTAAATGAAGAGGCAAAAGCTCAACTCCCTGTCATTGTTGAATATTTAAAGACCGCTCAAGAGAAAGCCAGTACCTCTGACGAGATATCACCGGAGACAACATTACCTATTGTCAATTCTACACTTACTTTTAAAGAAGTTTCCGACGTTATTACCTATATAAAAACAATCCTTTCCAAAGAATTAAAAATCGATATCGAAGAATTAAATGAACAGGAAAATTTATTGCTTTTTGGGATTAACTCTATTGTCGTCGCCCGTCTGGTTACCCGTTGGAAAAAAGAATTTGACATAGCTTTGAAACCTTCTTTCTTTTTAAAAAACAATACCATCTCTCAATGGGCTTCCTTATTGTTTAAAAAGCTCAATACTTCAAGATCTATCTCTGGAAAAAGAACCGTTCCTTCCTTTATAGCATATCCAGAGAAAAAGTTTGCTCCTTTTCCTCTCAATGAGATTCAATATGCGTATTGGGCAGGAAGGAACCCTGAATTAGATTGGGGAGGTGTCAGTTGCAGCGCCTACTTCGAAATTGATATGGAGACATTGGATATCCCGCAATTTATTTCTGCCCTGGAATCCTTAATTAACCGACACGAAATGCTTCGGTGTCGTATTGATGCTGATGGGAAACAGCAGATACTGCCAACCATCGAGACTCCATTGAGGATTTATCCCCAAGAACAACAAAATCAGTCAGAAAATCACTTAGAGAAAATTCGTTCTGAAATGTCCGAATTGTCAATCCCTCTGGGGGCTCCCATGTTTGACATTCGAATATCCTCTTTAAAAAGTGAGGGCTATCGCATTCATTTTTTAATTGATTTCCTCATCGCAGATGCACTAAGCTTATTTGTCTTTTGGAAAGATCTTTCTTTGTTATATACAGGGGAAGAACTTCCTCCTCTACAAATCTCATACAAAGATTATCTGGAATATCATGAGCAGCGAAAGCAAACTACGGAGTACCTCGACGCGGAGCAATATTGGTTACAACGCACCAAGGGTTTTCCGTTTGCCCCTCAACTTCCAATAAAGGATGTCACCAAAACTCATGCAAATGGAACTTTTATTCGGAGACAACAATGGATTGATCAACATTCATGGCAAAAATTCACAGAAAATGCTGCAGCACAAAATCTAACCCCATCGGCAGCTTTACTCACCCTGTATTCAGAAGTACTTTCTGCATGGGGAGGAGGGAGTCACTTTGCTATTATGCTTACTGTATTTGACCGAGAAAATATACATCCTCACATCAATCAAATTATCGGAGATTTTACGGAACTAGCCCTTATAGAAATACAAAGAAAGCAACAGGCTATTGGTCTAAATGGAGTAGGTATTCAGGAACAAATGCACTCAGATTTGGAACATAGTACGTACTCTGCTATTAATTTCGTAAAAGCACTAAATGAAACATCAGAACAGAAAGACAGAATGTATCCGTTTGTATTCACAAGTGCATTAGGAGTAGATGAGCTAAATACTCCTGTTGAGAACAACGATTTCTTATCTCACTTAAGCTGGTCTGTTTCTTCGACTCCTCAAGTATGGATTGATCATCAAGTATATCAGGAAAAAGAAGGTATTACCCTATCCTGGGATACTTTAGATGCCGTATTCCCTGAGAATATGGTCAATGCTATGTTCGAAAAATATACCGAATTAGTCATGCAGGCTATTGCTGATAACAATTTTTGGAATAAAGAAATTCTGGATGGGAGAACCTCTTCACAACAACAGGCACATACACTGGTTAACAAAACAAATCGCCCAACAAGAAATATGCTGTTACATGAAGGAATAATGCAGCAGATAAAAGAGAGTCCTCTCAAAACAGCAATCATCCATGATGCGAAAGAATACAGTTATCAAAAGCTAAGCAAACGATCAAATCAGGTAGCAGATCTTCTGCAGAAAAATGGTATCAAAAAGGGGGATAAAATCGCTATCCAAATGAGAAAATCTTTTGATCAGATTGCCATTGTTTTGGGAATTCTTCAAACGGGTGGAGTTTATGTTCCTTTTACTTATGATCAACCTGTAAACAGAAGTTATAACATTCTGAAAAAAGCCAATATTCAATTTATTTTTACGGATAATTATCTGGCATTTCCCTCTAAAAAAATAACCCAGTTTATCCCTAAAGATATTGATCTGAGAAGAGGAGTTTGGAGACCAGTCGAAATCTCTCCTGAAACTCTGGCATATATTATCTTCACATCTGGTTCTACAGGAACTCCTAAAGGTGTTTGTATTCAACATCAGGCAGCAATGAATACGATATTAGATGTCAATCACAAACTGCGGATTACCGCTGACGATCGGGTTCTCGGGCTTTCTTCTTTGAGTTTTGACCTATCTGTCTATGATATTTTCGGACTACTTCATACAGGAGGAACTCTTATCCTTCCTACCGAAGAAGAGCGCATAGATCCCAAAAGCTGGAAACACCTCTCAGAAACATACCTCCCAACACTATGGAATTCCGTTCCTGCATTGATGGATATTTATACGGATTACATCTTGCAGAATCCTACAGTTAAAAAGGATCTTTATATTTCGAGAATCATCCATTCCGGTGACTGGATTCCCCTGGCTCTTATTCCAAAAATTAAATCTGCCCTACCAAATGCTCAATTAACCAGTATGGGGGGAGCTACTGAAGCTTCTATCTGGTCTAATTACTTCCATGTTACTACACTAAATCCTGAATGGAAGTCAATTCCATATGGGTATCCCTTGGCGAATCAGGCATTCTATATTTTAGATGAATTTAACCGCCCTTGTCCTGAGTGGGTAGAAGGGAAACTTCATATCGCCGGAAAAGGATTAGCCACAGAATATTTTAATGAAAAAGAGCTGACAGCCGCTGCTTTCTTCTATGAAAAAAATCTGCAACACAGACTCTATGACACTGGGGATTACGGTCGTTACCGACAAGGAAATATAATCGAATTTCTGGGACGTAAGGATACCCAATTAAAGATCAACGGGTATCGGGTAGAAATTGGAGAAATACAAGCTGCTTTCGAAAAATGTGATGCTTCTTTAACTCCACTTATTCTCCCTATTGGAAATCAAATGGGACATAAAAAGTTAATTGCTTTTGTGAAAAAAGCTCCTTCATCATTTGATGAAACTTCTCTAAAGAAGAAACTCCGGCAGCACCTCCCTGGATATTTTATTCCTGAGAAGATTATTGCTCTAGCAGAATACCCAATTACAGCTAATGGTAAAATAGACCGGAAGCAACTGAAAATAAAGTATACTTCCCAACAGGAAACTACCACATCTCTAACACCTTCTTCTGATGTCATTTCTGCACAACATCCAGTTTTGGAACTAACGAAACAAGTACTACACTTATCATCTATAACTCCTACTGATAGTTTTGGTTCATTAGGAGTTTCTTCTGTAGACATGATCCGATTAGCTAATGAACTGGAAACTCATTTTTCTGAGCGTCCTTCTGTAGGTGATATGATTCGATACGAAACCATTGCCCAATTAATCGATTTCTACGCAGATAAGCACATTATTACGCCTGATGAAAATCAAAAAGAGGGAATTACTTCTTACGAGTTTAGTCTATTCTCCAAAGAACAAATACAACATTTAAAATCCATGCCTATCATTGAAGAGCATGAAGATTTTGTGTCTTTTAAAAACACAACTAATACACTTCGCCCTGATCTGGATACAGGTAAAAACATTCCTTTATTACTTGACTCTAAACTCCCTTTTATTCCTCTGTCAAAAGATATGGAGGCATCCAAAGAGACCATTTCATTTGAGGATTTTGTCCATTTTATAAAACTACACCTAGAAAAAGAAACAACAGTGCTTAGTGAAATAGGGTTTGAGGCTAAAGATGAGGCATATCCTATACAAATATACCTAAGCATACTTCCAAATAGTATTGAACATATAGAGGCTGGGAATTATTATCTACGTATGACAGATCCCTCTCTTCGAAAAATTAGCTCGCTTTCAGAAGAAACCATCACAGAAATCAAAAAGCAGCATCCTCATGCTTCATTTTTGCTTCATTTTATTGCCGACCTCAAAGCTATTTATCCACTACACAAGGAGAAGTCATTACAGTTTTGCTTTATGGAGAGCGGATCCATTAGTCAGGTATTGTCTGCTGGGGGTACTTCTCTTCAAATAGGGAGTACTCCTCTAAATTCCTATAATCTACAATCTTTGTCTGATGCATTTGGTCTTACAATCGATCACTATTATCTAAATTCTCTAATCGGAAGTGGCATCAATTCAAATGAGGCAACACTTCCTTCTATTTCTTCCATAGATGCAACCGCCTTAGAGTCCGCTAAAAAGTTATTGACCAACTGTTATGATCAAGGAATAACTTTATATCTGAAAGAACAACAATTAAAATATAAGGCTCCACAAGGAACCATCACTAAAGAGCTACTTTTAGAGTTAAAAAGGTATAAAACCACATTAATCGCTCTTCTTTCTGATACTGCAGAGAAAAAACAACTGTCCCGTATCATAAAAAAACATGAACCTTTTCGACTCACACCTGTTCAACTCGCATATATGTTGGGACGTTCTTCTGATTTCGAATTAGGGAATATCAACACGCACTATTATATCGAACTAGAATGCAACAAACTGGAACCTAAAAAACTGGAAATATCATGGAATCAGGTCATCAAACGACATGAGATGCTACGCACAAAAATATATAGTGATGCCAGCCAGCAACTAATGAAGCAAACTCCTTACTTTGAAATCCCGGTATCTGTTATTGCGCAAGAAGAAGAATTAACTTCCATCCGGGAACAATGGTCTCACCATAAATACGAATTAGGAAGCTGGCCTATGTTTCATCTGCAAATAAGCCAAATCAATGATCAACGATCCCGACTACATTTTAGTCTTGATTGTTTGTTATTGGATGCCTCCAGTACGGAGATGATTATTCAGGAGTTATTTGCCACTTATAATGGGGTTCAAATTCAAAAACCAGCATTTAGTTTTAAAGACTACCTGCTTCAGGAAGAAGAATGGTTATTGCAGCATAGTAATATCAAAGAAGCCACGGAATTTTGGAATACTCAATTAAAGAAATTGCCTCCTGCTCCTGAGCTCCCTTTAAAAACGCCTTATCACCTTATTAAACAACCTTCATTTAAACGATGGAAAATTGTACTTAATACGACAGAATCTCGCATCTTTTCACAAAAAATAAAAGAATACCGATTCACTCCTTCCGCAGTGGTATGCACCATCTTTATGAAAGTATTATCCGAATGGAGCACTAATAAAGACTTTACCATAAATCTGACTATTTTTAATCGGCTACCTATTCATAAAGAGGTTCCTAAAATTATTGGGGATTTTACCAATATTACTCTTATTTCTTATGAGAAGAAAACAAATATTTCTTTTCTGGAAGAGGTTGCTGCTGTACAAGATCAACTGTGGAAAGCGGTAGAATATCGCACGCAAAACGGTGTAGACTTATTAAGAAGGCTTAGTAAAAACACTCCTGGAAAAGCAATCATGCCAATTGTATTTACCAGTCTTCTATTTGGTGATACTACTGAAAATCAAACCTATTACCCTAATGAACTTAAAGAAGTATATGCTATCAGCCAAACTCCACAAGTAGCAATGGATCATCAAGTATACGAAAGAAACGGTCATATTCATATTAATTGGGATATTGTAGAGCATGTTTTTGATCCTGATTGGATCGAAGAAATGGTCACTGCTTACCACCAAATGCTTCAACAATTAATACAAACAACACAGTGGGAAAACTTCGAATATCAAACACTTTCCCTTATGGATAAGTAA